A region from the Sphingobacteriales bacterium genome encodes:
- a CDS encoding tetratricopeptide repeat protein, translating into MDFGKLYVKYRFYAAFVVLVIGILLHIFVHKGWQWSIMLYIASISVILFDIFIGPMRYLQKKVEAGDIEGAKEAMSWIKFPNLLIKPVRQGYYMLQSNFDMANQNLDAAEANIRKSLANKSDMLGTSQEGVSYLQLGGIALQKGDNKEALKNLKIAIQKGVPDDDNLATAYIQICSIYAQRREIKVAKEYLRRANALKVKNEEVKKHLKELNKQLARA; encoded by the coding sequence ATGGATTTCGGGAAATTATATGTCAAGTATCGATTTTATGCTGCCTTTGTTGTTTTAGTCATTGGAATATTACTGCATATTTTTGTCCATAAAGGATGGCAATGGTCTATAATGCTGTATATCGCTTCTATCAGTGTCATCTTATTTGATATTTTTATCGGTCCTATGCGCTATCTGCAAAAGAAGGTGGAGGCCGGTGACATAGAAGGCGCAAAAGAAGCCATGTCGTGGATTAAATTCCCCAATTTATTAATCAAACCGGTTCGACAGGGATATTACATGCTGCAGTCAAATTTTGATATGGCGAATCAGAATCTGGATGCTGCCGAGGCCAATATCCGAAAGAGCCTTGCCAACAAAAGCGATATGCTTGGCACCTCACAGGAAGGTGTCTCCTACCTCCAACTGGGTGGAATTGCTTTGCAAAAGGGAGATAATAAGGAAGCTTTGAAGAATCTTAAGATTGCAATCCAGAAAGGCGTTCCTGATGATGATAATCTGGCAACTGCTTACATACAAATCTGCTCCATCTATGCTCAGCGCAGGGAGATAAAGGTAGCTAAAGAATACCTGCGCAGGGCCAATGCGCTGAAGGTGAAGAATGAGGAAGTTAAAAAACATCTGAAAGAACTGAATAAACAATTGGCAAGGGCATAG
- a CDS encoding carboxypeptidase-like regulatory domain-containing protein → MRKTILSIFFLIVSCYAFGQFELRGIVIDAKSKEPMPYVNYSVGSSMGGTTDDSGRFSFMVNAKTDSVIFSYLGYKNESLKKRFFKKDSIVVKMHLESFMLEEFTVKAKRNRIPKDTVAIRIFRNVVRHKDENKPKSYDTYSYEEYLKTVASLYNISSKITTKKIFKPFRFILENQDSTSDGTKFVPLILKETLTDHYFNKDPKKNKNVLKATKISGIEQLRFSELLDVIFDDIEIYGNQAQLNGKTFLLPFADGGLALYNYYLIDSTKGADSVWLYNLAFVPKSKSDLLFNGKATIRDSSFAIQKIELGIDKRSNVNFINDFHLKQGFENTGKGWFKNEEERSTDVGITKRKKAKTVRIARYLHRKNIIVDEPIADSILGQPDAFTMKDHRKKTDSFWVAQRHDSLSQPEAKVYFLIDSLKSTKFYKVISRVGSFFVSGYYKTKTLDYGSLYQFVSLNELEKVRIRVNIKNNWRLNKWVNFKVYGAYGIKDKRFKYGVEFAYFLPDKKSINHTIGASFKDDYQRLSVNGTNMDFDYIYTSALRTRAISDLVYLKDAKLYYYREWRPDISTNLSLNLKMYQTLPGSVEFVKTSEWGIKDTIRTFKIFAPNINFTATPGAKFLQTERQKLFLKGNLPRIYLDFSFSFKKLGSDFNYQKIDLLIEERLPSPIGYTKIQLNASKIFGMAPYPLLTIHPGGNKAFLLDAKRFQNMDDLEYVADQSLTLFIEHHFDGFFFNKIPGWRKLGLREIFTTKMALSSYNKKAGTFSDLPAGVTGLNGFYAEMGFGIENILKLVRVDFSWRLTQLDKPGITKFRWTLSFYPRF, encoded by the coding sequence GTGCGAAAAACCATCCTATCCATATTCTTCCTAATAGTTTCCTGTTATGCATTCGGGCAGTTTGAACTGAGAGGGATTGTTATTGATGCAAAGTCGAAAGAACCTATGCCTTACGTAAATTACAGCGTAGGCTCCAGCATGGGTGGCACCACCGATGACAGCGGACGGTTTTCTTTCATGGTCAATGCCAAAACCGACTCCGTTATCTTTTCCTATTTGGGCTATAAAAACGAATCCTTAAAGAAACGGTTCTTTAAAAAAGATTCGATTGTAGTAAAAATGCATCTGGAAAGCTTTATGCTGGAAGAATTTACAGTAAAGGCCAAGCGCAACAGGATACCAAAAGATACGGTAGCTATCCGTATTTTCAGGAATGTGGTGCGGCACAAGGATGAGAACAAGCCGAAATCATACGATACGTACAGTTATGAAGAATATCTAAAAACAGTCGCGTCTTTATATAATATCAGCAGTAAGATCACCACCAAGAAAATTTTCAAACCATTCCGTTTCATATTAGAAAACCAGGACAGCACTTCTGATGGGACGAAGTTTGTGCCGCTGATATTAAAGGAAACACTGACAGACCATTATTTCAACAAAGACCCCAAAAAGAACAAGAACGTACTGAAAGCCACCAAAATATCCGGAATTGAACAATTACGGTTTTCTGAATTGCTGGATGTGATTTTTGATGATATAGAAATATATGGCAACCAGGCACAGCTTAACGGCAAAACCTTTTTACTGCCGTTTGCTGATGGCGGATTGGCATTATACAATTATTACCTGATAGACAGCACCAAAGGCGCCGATAGTGTCTGGCTTTACAATTTAGCCTTTGTTCCCAAAAGCAAATCTGATTTATTGTTTAACGGAAAGGCTACCATTCGGGATTCTTCGTTTGCCATCCAAAAAATTGAATTGGGAATCGACAAACGGTCCAATGTCAACTTTATCAATGATTTTCATCTTAAACAAGGCTTTGAGAATACCGGTAAAGGTTGGTTTAAGAATGAAGAGGAACGCAGTACGGACGTTGGAATCACCAAACGTAAGAAAGCCAAGACCGTCCGGATAGCCCGTTATCTGCACCGTAAAAACATTATTGTTGACGAACCTATAGCAGACAGCATATTAGGACAACCGGATGCGTTTACCATGAAGGACCATCGAAAAAAGACCGATTCTTTCTGGGTAGCCCAACGTCACGATTCACTCAGTCAGCCGGAGGCGAAAGTCTATTTTCTGATTGACTCTCTGAAAAGCACCAAATTCTATAAAGTCATTTCAAGGGTTGGAAGTTTTTTTGTAAGCGGGTATTACAAGACCAAAACGCTTGACTACGGGAGCCTCTACCAATTCGTCAGTTTAAATGAGCTTGAAAAAGTCCGAATCAGAGTCAATATTAAAAACAACTGGCGGCTGAACAAATGGGTAAACTTTAAAGTTTACGGCGCTTACGGAATCAAAGACAAACGCTTTAAATACGGTGTGGAATTTGCTTACTTTCTGCCGGATAAGAAGAGCATCAATCACACGATAGGAGCATCCTTCAAGGATGATTATCAGCGTCTGTCCGTTAACGGAACCAATATGGATTTTGACTACATCTACACCTCTGCATTGAGAACAAGAGCCATATCAGATTTAGTCTATCTGAAAGATGCAAAATTATATTATTACAGAGAATGGAGGCCAGATATCTCGACCAATCTCTCCCTTAACCTTAAAATGTACCAGACACTTCCCGGAAGTGTCGAATTCGTCAAAACAAGTGAATGGGGTATAAAAGATACTATCCGAACATTTAAAATCTTTGCACCGAATATCAACTTTACCGCCACTCCGGGGGCAAAATTCCTTCAAACTGAACGTCAGAAATTATTCCTGAAGGGTAACCTTCCCCGTATCTATCTTGACTTTTCGTTCAGTTTCAAAAAATTAGGCAGCGATTTCAATTATCAGAAAATCGACCTCTTAATTGAAGAGCGGTTACCTTCTCCCATCGGATACACCAAAATACAGCTGAACGCCAGCAAAATATTTGGGATGGCTCCTTACCCTCTTCTGACCATACATCCCGGAGGTAACAAGGCCTTTCTGTTAGATGCAAAGAGATTCCAAAACATGGACGACCTGGAGTATGTAGCCGACCAGTCGCTGACCCTCTTTATTGAACATCATTTCGATGGATTTTTCTTTAATAAAATTCCAGGATGGAGAAAACTGGGATTACGGGAAATATTTACCACTAAAATGGCGCTGAGTTCTTATAATAAGAAAGCAGGCACGTTCAGCGACCTGCCGGCAGGTGTAACGGGATTAAACGGTTTTTATGCAGAGATGGGTTTTGGTATTGAAAATATCCTGAAACTGGTACGTGTCGACTTTAGCTGGAGGCTTACTCAGCTTGACAAACCCGGAATTACCAAATTCCGATGGACGCTGAGCTTCTACCCGAGATTTTAG